The genomic stretch TCGGTTGCTCACCAGCTTGGGCAGATGCCAGTGAAACCTTTTCATTCCGTGAGAATACCAAGGTTGCACCCGGCTGTTCTTCCGCCATTGGAGCTGGTAACGGAGTAGTTATATTCGCATCTGCGGAAGCAACTTGTTGTTGTCCCTCAACTGGCGACTGCTCCCCTTCAACCAACGGTTCTGCCGGTGGTTCAGCCACCGCGAGTGTTTCGCCACGCAAGGCAGCCTGATATTCCAGTTCAGCCTGCTCCCAGTCCGCCAACAATAACCGGGCATTCTCGATGGACTTTTTACCCTTTTCCAGCTTGGTCAGATTGGTTAGCACCTTACTGATATAGCCACGGGTTTCTACAAATGAAACCGTAATGGGCTGTCCTTGCTCTACCCTGCCTGCACCGGCATTGTAGGCGGCGATAGCATGGGAGAAACTGCCGTTATAGCGCTTGAGCAACCAACTGAGGTAGCGGGTTCCCCCATTGATGTTTTCGGATGGATCAAAAATATCCATCACGCCCAACTCATCCGCCGTTTCAGGCATGAGCTGCATCAAACCCGATGCGCCTTTATAGGAAACCACCATCTCGCGGTAACAACTTTCGGCAGCAATAACCGATTTGACCAGCGCCGGGTTAACACCGTAGCGCTTGGCGGATGTCTGAATCATTTTTTCATAAGGCGCGGCCTTTTCTTGCAGGGTCTTTGCGCTGAAACCACCACAGCCTCTCGCCTCCGGCGCGCGTGCGTAATGGATACTCGCCAGACGTGACTTGAACCAGATTTTAAGCGCTTTCTCATCCGGCCTCGGCAAGGCTGCCAAGGCGGTGAGGTAAATATCTTCGGATTTATCCCAAGTTTTCAGCAAGGCTTGTGCCTCACGATTGGCTTTCTTGTTGTTTGCCAACTTGAGCAAAGTACTGAGTAATTGCTTAACTGGCTCGCGAATCTCAGCCAAGGGGGCTTTTTTGGTGGCCTCTTCCCTCAGTCTGCCACCATCACTCACATACGCGGTCAGTACTTCTGCCAAACTGCCTTGGTAACGTTTCAGCAAATAACTGAGGTAGCGGGTTCCCGCATCAATATTGGCGTCGGGGTTGAGTACCTCCAACGCACCAAAGCGCTTGGCAGTATCCGCCCTGAGCTGCATCAAGCCAACCGCGCCCTGCGGGGAAACCTTTACGGCATTAAAGCAACTGCTAGAGGCCATTACCGCCTTGATAAGTGACGGGCTGACATCATAACGCTTGGCTGCTTGCTTAATAGCGGCCTGATAAGGTTCGGCCTGTTTATTGAGTGTTTTAGCGCTACTGTCGACACACGCTGGGATTGGTGCTTCCCCAGCGTATAGACTAAATGGAAAGCATAGCAGACTGATTGCCAGCAATGCTGACAACAGGGTTTGATCTGTTTTTTTCATAATGACAAGACACTCACTGAATAACCCGCCTATTAATATAGGCCAATGAAGCAAATTCTGCCGGAAAATACCGGGGAATGCTTGCAGCCATTCAAGCAGTGGCTATTTCACCCGATAAGCGGCATCTTCTGCCCACGTTTTTTCCATTGCTTCCAACTGTGCCAGTTCATTCGCACTGAAACCTGCCTGCAAGCGTGCCTCGGTGTAAAACGGGCCACGTAACGGCCCCTGCAACACCTCACGTATCAACTGGCGGAACGTGGCTTCCGGCTCCAGCCCGCGCTGTGCGCAGCAGTAACGGAACCAGTGCGAACCAATCCGCACGTGCCCAATTTCATCCCGCAGGATAATCTCCAAAATCGCGATGGTCGGCTCATCCCCCACCTCGCGTAAGCGCTGCATCATGCCAGGGGTCACATCCAGCCCACGCGCTTCCAGCACACGCGGCACCAGCGCCATACGAATCAGCACATCATGATCCGTCTTACAGGCTTGTTCCCACAAACCATTGTGCGCGGGCAACTCACCATACGTGCAATCAAGCTCCCGTAAGCGTTCACGCAACAAGCTGAAATGATAAGCCTCTTCCGCTGCCACCTGTAACCAGTCACCGTAATACGCCTCTGGTAAATCGCGAAAACGGTAGACAGCATCCAGCGCCAGATTGATCGCATT from Thiothrix litoralis encodes the following:
- a CDS encoding ferritin-like domain-containing protein — translated: MKNLYAAAYACLMQTDLEDKLACARQLYADWQAGNCLRENTLDCPVLTISMPGRPAKPELVHPKQVKQRKLTTPEGRRALLHAVAHIEFNAINLALDAVYRFRDLPEAYYGDWLQVAAEEAYHFSLLRERLRELDCTYGELPAHNGLWEQACKTDHDVLIRMALVPRVLEARGLDVTPGMMQRLREVGDEPTIAILEIILRDEIGHVRIGSHWFRYCCAQRGLEPEATFRQLIREVLQGPLRGPFYTEARLQAGFSANELAQLEAMEKTWAEDAAYRVK
- a CDS encoding transglycosylase SLT domain-containing protein; the protein is MKKTDQTLLSALLAISLLCFPFSLYAGEAPIPACVDSSAKTLNKQAEPYQAAIKQAAKRYDVSPSLIKAVMASSSCFNAVKVSPQGAVGLMQLRADTAKRFGALEVLNPDANIDAGTRYLSYLLKRYQGSLAEVLTAYVSDGGRLREEATKKAPLAEIREPVKQLLSTLLKLANNKKANREAQALLKTWDKSEDIYLTALAALPRPDEKALKIWFKSRLASIHYARAPEARGCGGFSAKTLQEKAAPYEKMIQTSAKRYGVNPALVKSVIAAESCYREMVVSYKGASGLMQLMPETADELGVMDIFDPSENINGGTRYLSWLLKRYNGSFSHAIAAYNAGAGRVEQGQPITVSFVETRGYISKVLTNLTKLEKGKKSIENARLLLADWEQAELEYQAALRGETLAVAEPPAEPLVEGEQSPVEGQQQVASADANITTPLPAPMAEEQPGATLVFSRNEKVSLASAQAGEQPNFHLISMIDQDIVRVKRVSTTVVVPAAEPLLVETTLEAPVAVAGESVPAPQPVPQSPSPANKGLPSCDALPQSLLEQTEERGSGRYGAFFYLPQAGDTVEQLASRLGINPQDVLFLNNIQAGTVISARQHLKVAECLRNL